The sequence below is a genomic window from Candidatus Hydrogenedentota bacterium.
GACATAGGGGTTGCGTGTATCGGCGAAATAAACATAATTGCCAAAATAACATTGCCGACCAACCAACAGGACACCGGCAAGGGCAATCAGGATCACAATGCCGCGCAGAAGGGGATAACGCACAAGCCGAATGGTTTCAGCAATTCCCAAGCCGCCAAGTAATAAGATGCCGTGATAGAAAGGCAGCAAATTCCAAGGCGTTTTATAAGGGATCATACTAAAGACTGCAACCATGGATACGGTATAGAAGAGAAGAAAACGGCGGAAATAAAAGGGCGCCTTCTTTTCCTCAGTGTCGGCAGTATTTTTCGGACTCTTGACAAAAATCGCCGCCAACGCACCCAGTATGCTCGCTGCCAATATAGGGGCTTCCGTCCATCGCGGTCCCACTTGTCGGTACACATAAGATAAGAGCACGAAATAGTAATACCAGGGTTTATCATGGATGCCGGAACTGCCTTCTCCTTTAGCACGTACATAATAATCGAAGTAGGTCAAGATCGAGTCAAGGGGCCCTCGGGCATGGGTATAAAAGGACGAGAAGAAGCTAACAGATATAAAGGCGGCCATGATAAAAGCGGCTAGGATATGTAGGATTGTCGGTCGCTGCAGCACCATCTTTATCTTGGATAGATCAAATTTGTCACGCATCAAAACTGGCAGCAAAATTAAAGCGCCGCTAAGACAAGCAGAAAAGACGACGACGATGGAGGTTTCTTTTGTGGCATGTACCATCCCCAAGAAAAAACCGAAAAGAAGCGCCCATCCCAAGCGCGGTCGCCGACAATAGAGCCAAGCGGTGGTAAAGGCTCCTTGCACAAAACAAACGAGCAGCATTTCCTGTACATAGTACCGGCTGTAAAATACCATAGGTGTTGAAATTGCCATGAATAAGGCAGTCCAAATAAGGGCGCCATTACCGAGAGCAGTACGCAACGGCCAGAGCAACAGAATTAAAAGCAGCCCGAAAAACACAGGTACAGCGCGATAATAAACAATGGTCGAAGCTTCAAAAGTAGAAATACCGCCTCCATATAACAGGGGCAAGGTCAGGTAATAGAGCGTTGGACCATGGTGTTCAAAAGGGTCGTAGCGATAATACCCGTCTTCTAAGAGATGGCCCGTTTTAACCGCCTGATTGGCTTCATCGCCGTGGAGCGGTCGTAAGGATAAATCGGGGACACGGAAGGCGACGGCAATTACCAAGACAACAATGAAAGCAAGATCAGTCAAAATTATCGACCACGAAGATTTTTTAGGGGACAGATTACCATCACTATTTTGTGTCGTATACGTCATAGCTCTCTTTTCTATGGTTAACGATGAGGGGTAGAATCGACTGAAAAATCATTGTACCATGCACTTCTGTAAAAGTCTAATTCAGACAAATGGCCCGTGAATTTTGCGATAAAACAAAAAAAATATGCGTGCGAAATCTCGGGTTTAATTATCGCGTACACTCATGGCATACTAGAGGGGTTCATTCGTGATTCTTCGATATCCCCTCAAAATAAAGGAGACCTTATCCATGAAACGCTATGCTGCTGAACCTAGGCGCGCTTTTGCCCGTTGTTTGCCCACAGTTTTAATAATCCTGTCCTTTTTCATGGCTATATCTATAGGTATAGCCTCAGCCCAAAATACGGGAGATTCAAAGGATAATAAAATGGTAACGGAACCCTATAAAACGTCTCTGATTACACGGTGGGGTAAAGATGTCACTGCCGATAATGCGTGGCGTGAATATCCTCGTCCGCAGCTGATGAGAGAGGCATGGCAAAATCTTAATGGTCTTTGGGACTACACCATTACCGCACAATCGGACACTGCTGTTCCGGAAAATTGGCAGGGACAGCTTTTGGTTCCCTTTTGCTTGGAATCACGCCTTGGCGGCGTACAGCAATTGCTACAGCCCGATCAGGCGCTCTGGTACCGACGCAGCATTGATCTGGAGATCATCGAAGGCGTGCGTACCCTCCTAAATTTTGAAGCGGTGGATTATCGTTGTGAAGTCCGGGTCAACGGGGAAGCCGTGGGCAGTCATCAAGGCGGTAATATGCCCTTCACCTTCGACATCACAGATGTCGTTAAAGTCGGCGAAAACGAAATCATCGTGCGGGTAGAAGACGAAACGGAAGCGTGGCAATTGCGGGGCAAGCAGGTACTCAAAAACAGAGGTATTTGGTACACACGGGTGTCTGGAATTTGGCAATCTGTTTGGCTTGAACAAGTACCTCTGAATTATATCGAAGATATTCACTTGACCACGGAAGCGGCAGCAGGAAGTATAGAAATTAAAGCCACTGTAAAGGGATCCGAAAATCTTGATAAATTGCGAGTCCTTGTCAAAGACGGCACAGATATCGTTAGAAAAGAAGAAGGACCGGCAAGCGGCCTTATCCTTAAGCTGCAATCTCCTAAATTGTGGACACCTGACAACCCCCATCTCTATGATCTTGAAATCGAATTATTGGATAATTCGGGCAATAGCGTTGATCGTGTCGGCTCCTACACCGGTATCCGTACGGTCGGAAAAGTACGCGATAAAGAGGGACATTTACGCTTTACACTGAATGGTGAAGAGATCTTCCACTGGGGCCCTTTGGATCAAGGCTGGTGGCCTGATGGACTGTTGACGCCGCCATCTGACGCGGCCATGCGTTATGATGTGGAATTTTTGAAAGCCGCCGGATTCAATATGATTCGCAAGCATATTAAGCAAGAACCGCGCAGATATTATTATCACTGTGACCAAATAGGCATGATGGTGTGGCAGGATCAACCCAGTGGCGGCGAGAATCCCCGTTGGGTATTTTTGAGCAAAGAACCGCAGGATGCGCAATGGCCCGATGACGCCCATGAGCAATATATGTACGAAATCAAAGCGATGATGGACACGCTAAAGAATCATCCCTCCATTGTGGTTTGGGTTCCCTTTAATGAAGCGTGGGGACAGCATCGTTCTATAGAGGTGGGAGAGTGGGTAATGGGTTATGATCCCGGCCGCTTAGTCAATATCGCCAGCGGCGGCAATTTCTTCCCTGTTGGGGATATTGCTGATGCCCATGCCTATCCCGAACCAAAATTTCCATTCGAAGCCGATCGTTACGACGCCTTTATAAAAGTCGTCGGTGAATTCGGCGGTCATGGGTACCCCGTATCAGATCATCTTTGGGATCCGCAGCAAAAGAATTGGGGCTATGGAAAAGAGTTGCCCAAATCGCTGGAGGAATATCAAGCCCGTTTTGAAAAGACACTGGCCCAATTAAATGACTTGCGTGGGCAAGGAATCGCCGCAGGTGTTTATACGCAAACGACGGATGTAGAAATCGAGATTAACGGGCTCCTTACCTATGATCGAGAAGTGGAGAAGATTCCCGCTGCCGAGCTTGGCGCACTACGCCGCAACGTGTTGCCGAAACTTACAGAAACCGAAAAATAACACAGGAAACCTATGCCTTCTGCGGCAATATTCTTTCGTCACGTGTAATGCGCATCGGAATATAAGGGAAGGCTCTGTGGAGTGGTTGCTTGCCGGATCATCCGTTCAAGGACCTCTTTCAGCTCTATAAGCCTGTCAGAATCCGGAGCGTAGTGTAAGCCCTCCTCAAGCTCTTTTAAGGCCGTCCTTAAAATACCTAAGGATGCTTGCATCACGATTCCGGCATCATAGGCTTCCAAGGCAGTTCGAAATAAAACAAGCGCTGTTTCGTAGTGAATTTCTACTTTAAAATTCTCGACAGTAATAGACAGCTCAATCTGCTCTGTTTCAAGTGCCACATTCAACAGACTTAGCGCCATATCGAATTCACCTTTTGCACGGGTGAGTTCAGGGCTGTCTTTATTGGCGAAACATTTACCTAGTAAAAAATGTGCAACAGGATGGACAGGATACCGCAACACAAAGTCACGCGCCAAGGGAAGGGCACTTTCATAATCCTTGGCATCGCAAAGCTGCCACATCTCTTCCAGCCCCATCCCTCGTTGGTGATAGCCTTGACAGGACAGGAAGCTCAGAGCGATACAAAAGAAGGCGACACCGCCCACAACCCTGAGGCCAGGAGATAGGGGATTCCCGGAGCCTTTTGGGCGATGATTCCAGGTCGCTATGTTGATCAAAGGAAGTGACACTTGTTTCCTACTATTCCGACTCCTTGCCACGCTAAGAAGGCATACGAAAAATAACGGTTACCAACGCGGTTTGAGTCGGAAAAATCCTGTCGCCGTGCCGGCACGGGCAAAGACAGAAATATCCAAAGGTTTTTCATGCTCAATGGCGGCGATAGCTTCTTTATAGTCTTCAAGACTTGAGACAGCCGTATTGCCTAAAGACATGATAATAATGCCGGGCTGCATTCTTGCTATTTGAGCAGCGCTGCCGGATATAACCCGTCGCACAATGACACCCTGCACATCTTCACCAAGATTGAATAGGGTTCGTAAATCCTGCGTGAGTTCGCGCACCACAATACCCAAGGTTTCATCGGTGTATTCATCGGCTTCTTGGGTGGATCGCGGTCGTCTTCCTAAAATAACCTCAATGGTAAGAGGCTCTTTATCGCGGAGTATTTCCACCGGTAGACGTGCTCCCGCTTCTTTCGCGCGAACCATTTTTGTAAAGGACAAAACGTCACGGTCTAAGACCGCCACAATAGGCTGCCCATCAAATACGCGTATAATATCGCCCACTTGCAGCCCTGCCGCTTCAGCGGGGGAGTCAGGAACCAATGTGCTCACGATCAAACCACCGGGTTTATCGATACCCCAGTATTCCGCGTACTCCTCTTTCAGCGGCTGTGTGAACACCCCCAGCCAAGCTTCCTCCGTTCCGGAATCATCTTCCAAACGCTCTCCGGGAGGATTATTGATATAGTGCATGAACAGTCCTGATTGAAAGATCATGGGATGCCCGCTGCGGGTATATAAATCGCCGCCCTCATTGGCGGACAACTCAAATCCGGTAACGCCGATCACTTCACCTTGTTTATTCATGACAGGACCGGTTACAGCGCCCAGTTTAAGAGGGATATCAATGCAATAGGTGGTTCTGGGTTGTTCTAAAACGGCGGCGATACGCGCCAGACTGAGCGACGGGTGAAAGTCCATATTTTCGCTCATGACGCCCAAAATAGCCACCTCTTCACCAAGTTTCATGGCTGCATTTTCAAGAAAGTGGAGATAAGGCAGATTCACGGGAGAATCACTTTTGATTCTCAGGAAAGAAAGATTCACATCCCGTGGCTTTTCCAACAAAGTCGCCTGATATTCGATTTCCTTTTCATCTTGAACCACAACGGCACGGAAATTGGAAGAGCTAATGTTTTCCCGTTGAATATAGCCATTGGTCATGAGTAAACCGTCGGCAGATACGAGTACTGCCAAGGCACTTCCCGGTTGTTGTTGTTCCTCACCGGTACGCGGGTCAAGGGCTGTTTGTGTGAATTTTAAAACACAGAGCGTGGGAGACCATTTTTTGAAAAAAGTTTCTACTTTCTCCGGAGAAAAATCATCTGCATAGCTCACTCCGACCAAAAGAAGGATCGTCAGGAGCCCAACACTGACAAAGGATTTAATCAACATATTCAAGGATCTCCTTGTCTATGACAGCATCGCCCAATGCGTCTGTATTCATAAGCGCGAAGCGGGTGACCGCGCCGCGTTTCACAAAAAGCATGACATATTTTTTATGGGCAGCTAAGTTTTTTCGATACAGTTCATCAAATTGCGTGAGCGACGAAATCGGCTCATCATCCATCTCTAATAAGATATCGCCCGCGACAATCCCGGAGACGGCAGCCAATCCGCCCGGCGTACATCCGGAAACGAGGATGCCTTGACGTTGGGGAAGTTGTGCACGACGCGCTAATTCCGGTGTCATCTCCATGGCAGTAAATCCCCACTCATGAAATTCCACTTGCGTGCCCTTAGAAGCCATTTTCTCTTCTGTCGTGGCTTCAATAGAGAGCGGCTCATTGCCGCGCAGGATCTGCAGCACCGCCTTTTCATTTACGGGCAAATCGGCAATTTGTTTGCGTACTGCAGGCAGCTCTTCTTCGTAATAAGCATTCACCTTCTTGTCATTTATGCTGACGAGAACATCTCCTGCTTTCACGCCGGATTCAGCCGCCGGGGATAGGGGAGAAACATCAGCGATAACAACCCCCTTCACAGTCTTATCATCTGTTTTCGCGTGCATTTCTTGGAAACTCAGCCCTAACGAGCTGCGTTGTACGCGGCCGTGGGCAATGATGGCATCCACAATCTCGCGGGCGCTATCGGCCGGAATCGCGAAGCCCACATTTTCTGCGCCCAGCATGGCTAAGGTGTTGATACCTATCACCTCCCCTTTAAGATTTACCAAAGGACCGCCGCTGTTTCCCTTGTTGATGGCGGCATCCGTCTGAATCCAATTATTGTAGGGAGCGGTGATACCGCCCAATTCGCCAAGGTATCTATCGGTTAGACTAATAATGCCCAGAGAAGCGCTCCGTGAGAGCCCGTGGGGGCTTCCCATTGCAAGTACGAAATCACCGGATTCAAGAGACGCGGAACTTCCGAAACGAGCGAAGGCTAAGGCTTGATCCGATTCCAACTTCAATACGGCAATATCCGTATCGGGGTCTGTTCCGATTACACGGGCTTCCAGTTCCGTATTGTCATCAAGCACGCAGATAACCTGACTGCTTTCTCCCGCGACATGCTCATTGGTGACCACGTAGCCATCTTTAGAAATAATAAATCCACTGCCAAGAGCCAACACTTCCTGACGCTTCCCTTGCACAAACACCTCTTTCACGGGGCGAATATGCACGAGGGAGGGAATGATCTTTCGTTTCGCGTCAAGTACTTGCTCCTGCATGTTGTTTGTCAAGGTGGTACATCCTGATAGAAACAACAGGAAAGAAAGGCCCATTGCTATCCCGGCATTTCTAAGTACAGACCTCATCTTCATGCAGCACTTCATATTCATAAATCGGTCTCCTCTTCGTCAACAAAAACTGACCGCTAAAATAATGCCCGAAAAAGCAACAATTAGCGGCTGTCTTTATCCAGATATTCAGCCAATAAATCGGGGCCGATCTCTCCGCGGCGGAACCGCTGTCCGCTGACAATACGCGCGCAGAGTTTCGCTGTAGTGGTAACATTATCCACAAAGAATTCATTCAATGCACGACTGAGTCTTTCAATTGCTTCTGTGCGCGTGTTGCCCCGGGCAATGACTTTAGCCAAGAGCGAGTCATAATGATGGGGCACTTCGTAGCCGGAAAACAAGTGAGTATCCACACGTATTCCCGGCCCTCCCGGAATGTGACAACGCTTTATCAGTCCTGAATTGGGTCGAAAATTAAGGTCAGGATCTTCTGCGTAGACCCGTGCTTCAATGACATGAAAGCTTGGCGCAGGGGCATCATATCCCAATATTTCTCCGGAAGCAAGACGGATTTGCTCACGTACCAAATCTAGACAAAAGGCTTCTTCCGTGACGGGATGTTCGACTTGAATACGGGCGTTCAATTCAATGAAATAAAAGTTTCCGGCTCGGTCCAATAAAAACTCAACGGTCCCTGCATTACTATAATCAACAGCCTTGGCGGCAGCAAGGGCAGCCTCTGTCATGGCTTCTCTCAAGGCAGGTGTGAGTGCCGTACTGGGTGTTTCTTCAATGAGCTTTTGGTGTCGCCGCTGAATGGTACATTCTCGTTCACCAAGACAAATTAAATTGCCATGTTGATCGCCCAAAATCTGGAACTCGATATGCCGACCCCCATCAATAAATTTCTCAATATAAATGCTGCCGTTGTCGAAAGCATTCGTTGCCTCTGTCGATGCAACGGAAAGGGCATGTTTCAAGGTACTTTCATTGTGAGCGATACGCATGCCTCGGCCGCCGCCGCCAGCGGCAGCCTTCACCAAGACAGGATAACCAATTTCTTTGGCAAGCGCACAGGCAGCATCGGCATCCTCAATAATACCGTTGCTTCCCGGCACGACAGGCACCCCTGCATCCACCATTTTTTTGCGTGATTGAACTTTGTCGGCGCTCATCGCCAAGGCCTCAACAGATGGGCCAATAAAGGCTAATCGTGACTCACGGCATATGGCTGCAAAGCGAGCGCTTTCCGCCAAAAAGCCGTAGCCGGGATGAATGGCTTCAACATCGGCAATTTCTGCGGCGGCGATAATGCTGGGAATTTTCAGATAACTGTCGGCAGGACCGGCGGGACCAATGCAAATCGATTCATCGGCCAGCTCGGTGTGCAGGGAATCGCGGTCTGCCGTTGAGTGAACAGTCACGGAAGTGATGCCCATTTCACGACAGGCTCGTATAATGCGAACGGCAATTTCGCCGCGATTGGCTATGAGAATACGTTTAAACACACTAGGCTTTCAGGCGAGGGGGCGAAGCGCGATCAAAGGCTGACCGTATTCGACGGGTTCCCCATTGCGCACGAGGATGCGTTCCACGATAGCGGGAACTTTGCTCACCACTTCATTCATAATTTTCATGGCTTCGACAATGCAGACCACTTGATTAATGTCTACCGTATCGCCAACCTGCACAAAAGGGGATGCTCCTGCACCCGGTGAGGCGTAATAGGTACCCACCATGGGGGAATCCACGGTAACCAAGCCCTCATCTCTCAGTGATTCTGTAATATCCGAGTCGTCTGCAGCAGGAACAGAAGCAGAAGCAAGGGTAGACCGCTTTCCCGAAACAGTGGTCCGACTTTCGATAGGAACCGGCTTGGCAAGCCGAATGCGTTTCCCCTGATCTTCTATTTCAATTTCAGAGAGTGCTGTCGCCTCAAAAAGACGGATTAATTCCTGAAGCTCTTCAAAATCCAACAAGACGCGGTCTCCTTGAAGCGCAGACAATGACGAAGGCATTACATGCGTTCGACATAATCGCCGGTACGAGTATCTACCTTGACCTGGTCACCTTCATTGAGGAAAAGGGGCACTTGAATGGTGGCGCCTGTTTCTAAGGTGGCAGGCTTTTTTGCGCCACTGCTGCGGTCGCCCTGAACACCCGGATCCGATTTCGTTATGGTCAAGACAACATGGGAGGGGACACCCACCGTAATCACCTGACCCTTGTAAAAGAAAAGGGACACGTCGGAGTTTTCTTTCATCCAAAGCGCTTTATCACCAACAACATCCGCATTGACGGCGAGCTGTT
It includes:
- a CDS encoding glycoside hydrolase family 2, with amino-acid sequence MKRYAAEPRRAFARCLPTVLIILSFFMAISIGIASAQNTGDSKDNKMVTEPYKTSLITRWGKDVTADNAWREYPRPQLMREAWQNLNGLWDYTITAQSDTAVPENWQGQLLVPFCLESRLGGVQQLLQPDQALWYRRSIDLEIIEGVRTLLNFEAVDYRCEVRVNGEAVGSHQGGNMPFTFDITDVVKVGENEIIVRVEDETEAWQLRGKQVLKNRGIWYTRVSGIWQSVWLEQVPLNYIEDIHLTTEAAAGSIEIKATVKGSENLDKLRVLVKDGTDIVRKEEGPASGLILKLQSPKLWTPDNPHLYDLEIELLDNSGNSVDRVGSYTGIRTVGKVRDKEGHLRFTLNGEEIFHWGPLDQGWWPDGLLTPPSDAAMRYDVEFLKAAGFNMIRKHIKQEPRRYYYHCDQIGMMVWQDQPSGGENPRWVFLSKEPQDAQWPDDAHEQYMYEIKAMMDTLKNHPSIVVWVPFNEAWGQHRSIEVGEWVMGYDPGRLVNIASGGNFFPVGDIADAHAYPEPKFPFEADRYDAFIKVVGEFGGHGYPVSDHLWDPQQKNWGYGKELPKSLEEYQARFEKTLAQLNDLRGQGIAAGVYTQTTDVEIEINGLLTYDREVEKIPAAELGALRRNVLPKLTETEK
- the accB gene encoding acetyl-CoA carboxylase biotin carboxyl carrier protein — protein: MLDFEELQELIRLFEATALSEIEIEDQGKRIRLAKPVPIESRTTVSGKRSTLASASVPAADDSDITESLRDEGLVTVDSPMVGTYYASPGAGASPFVQVGDTVDINQVVCIVEAMKIMNEVVSKVPAIVERILVRNGEPVEYGQPLIALRPLA
- a CDS encoding PDZ domain-containing protein; amino-acid sequence: MTNNMQEQVLDAKRKIIPSLVHIRPVKEVFVQGKRQEVLALGSGFIISKDGYVVTNEHVAGESSQVICVLDDNTELEARVIGTDPDTDIAVLKLESDQALAFARFGSSASLESGDFVLAMGSPHGLSRSASLGIISLTDRYLGELGGITAPYNNWIQTDAAINKGNSGGPLVNLKGEVIGINTLAMLGAENVGFAIPADSAREIVDAIIAHGRVQRSSLGLSFQEMHAKTDDKTVKGVVIADVSPLSPAAESGVKAGDVLVSINDKKVNAYYEEELPAVRKQIADLPVNEKAVLQILRGNEPLSIEATTEEKMASKGTQVEFHEWGFTAMEMTPELARRAQLPQRQGILVSGCTPGGLAAVSGIVAGDILLEMDDEPISSLTQFDELYRKNLAAHKKYVMLFVKRGAVTRFALMNTDALGDAVIDKEILEYVD
- a CDS encoding acetyl-CoA carboxylase biotin carboxylase subunit; the protein is MFKRILIANRGEIAVRIIRACREMGITSVTVHSTADRDSLHTELADESICIGPAGPADSYLKIPSIIAAAEIADVEAIHPGYGFLAESARFAAICRESRLAFIGPSVEALAMSADKVQSRKKMVDAGVPVVPGSNGIIEDADAACALAKEIGYPVLVKAAAGGGGRGMRIAHNESTLKHALSVASTEATNAFDNGSIYIEKFIDGGRHIEFQILGDQHGNLICLGERECTIQRRHQKLIEETPSTALTPALREAMTEAALAAAKAVDYSNAGTVEFLLDRAGNFYFIELNARIQVEHPVTEEAFCLDLVREQIRLASGEILGYDAPAPSFHVIEARVYAEDPDLNFRPNSGLIKRCHIPGGPGIRVDTHLFSGYEVPHHYDSLLAKVIARGNTRTEAIERLSRALNEFFVDNVTTTAKLCARIVSGQRFRRGEIGPDLLAEYLDKDSR
- a CDS encoding tetratricopeptide repeat protein; the encoded protein is MSLPLINIATWNHRPKGSGNPLSPGLRVVGGVAFFCIALSFLSCQGYHQRGMGLEEMWQLCDAKDYESALPLARDFVLRYPVHPVAHFLLGKCFANKDSPELTRAKGEFDMALSLLNVALETEQIELSITVENFKVEIHYETALVLFRTALEAYDAGIVMQASLGILRTALKELEEGLHYAPDSDRLIELKEVLERMIRQATTPQSLPLYSDAHYT
- a CDS encoding TIGR03663 family protein; amino-acid sequence: MTYTTQNSDGNLSPKKSSWSIILTDLAFIVVLVIAVAFRVPDLSLRPLHGDEANQAVKTGHLLEDGYYRYDPFEHHGPTLYYLTLPLLYGGGISTFEASTIVYYRAVPVFFGLLLILLLWPLRTALGNGALIWTALFMAISTPMVFYSRYYVQEMLLVCFVQGAFTTAWLYCRRPRLGWALLFGFFLGMVHATKETSIVVVFSACLSGALILLPVLMRDKFDLSKIKMVLQRPTILHILAAFIMAAFISVSFFSSFYTHARGPLDSILTYFDYYVRAKGEGSSGIHDKPWYYYFVLLSYVYRQVGPRWTEAPILAASILGALAAIFVKSPKNTADTEEKKAPFYFRRFLLFYTVSMVAVFSMIPYKTPWNLLPFYHGILLLGGLGIAETIRLVRYPLLRGIVILIALAGVLLVGRQCYFGNYVYFADTRNPYV
- a CDS encoding PDZ domain-containing protein; the protein is MLIKSFVSVGLLTILLLVGVSYADDFSPEKVETFFKKWSPTLCVLKFTQTALDPRTGEEQQQPGSALAVLVSADGLLMTNGYIQRENISSSNFRAVVVQDEKEIEYQATLLEKPRDVNLSFLRIKSDSPVNLPYLHFLENAAMKLGEEVAILGVMSENMDFHPSLSLARIAAVLEQPRTTYCIDIPLKLGAVTGPVMNKQGEVIGVTGFELSANEGGDLYTRSGHPMIFQSGLFMHYINNPPGERLEDDSGTEEAWLGVFTQPLKEEYAEYWGIDKPGGLIVSTLVPDSPAEAAGLQVGDIIRVFDGQPIVAVLDRDVLSFTKMVRAKEAGARLPVEILRDKEPLTIEVILGRRPRSTQEADEYTDETLGIVVRELTQDLRTLFNLGEDVQGVIVRRVISGSAAQIARMQPGIIIMSLGNTAVSSLEDYKEAIAAIEHEKPLDISVFARAGTATGFFRLKPRW
- the efp gene encoding elongation factor P, which codes for MISTADFRNGMVVELDDDLMEIIEFQHVKPVKGGAFVRTKFKNVLTGRVLEKTFRSGEKFEEARIEERQWQYLYNDGDQFHFMDHESYEQLAVNADVVGDKALWMKENSDVSLFFYKGQVITVGVPSHVVLTITKSDPGVQGDRSSGAKKPATLETGATIQVPLFLNEGDQVKVDTRTGDYVERM